CAGAGGACGCACCATGGCCAACAAGGAGATGCTCAGTGGCATCATGCACCTCGATACTCGGACCTTTGGAGGAGCCAAGGTGTACATTGAGCCACAGACTGCCAGTATCGACCCCAGTGGAAAGGTTGTGCTGCATCTCCGCGAGACCCatgccgaggcgcaggtcATCGCCAAGGAGAACAAGGGCGTGTCCAGCATCTACCACGACGGCTCGACTAAGCCAGTTGCTACCAGTCAGCAAGCTCAAGAATCTGACGATAAGACTGGTGAATCTGACGATAAGACTGGTGAATTCGACGATAAGTTTGGTGAGATGCGGATGAAGCGAGTCGCGGATGAGATCCTGGAAGGCTCAAAGCCGGTGGAGCAGTAGGATGATGCGCCCGGATAGCCAAAGGCAATTGGCCTGAGACGAGCATTCTTGCAACAGCAGGTGCAGGACTACGAATCATTGTATATCGACGGCGTGCAGCCGCGTCGTGTACTAAAATCCCTGTACAAGTAGAATCAACCAAATCATGACaactgtactccgtacagtaTAGATGATGGGCGTCTTGTGGCAGCAGGCGATGCGCTCGGAGCATTCCTCCGAGAATATTACGTAAGCGAACACTCCACCATTGCCTCCACTGATTGGCGAAAGCACATCATGTGACTAGTCCCGTGAGCAACTTTTCGCAAGCCCTAATTGCCAATTCCCCACTACTGTGGCAAACCACCATTTTTCCTGGCTGGCCGGATCTCACGAGCGACTCTCCAACAACCCATTCGCCTACCGACAATCACCAGTCCAATACCGCCAAAATGGGTCGCGTTCGCACCAAGACCGTCAAGAAGTCCGCCAAGGTCATCATCGAGCGGTACTACCCCCGCCTGACCCTCGACTTCGAGACCAACAAGCGCATCTGCGATGAGATCGCCATCATTGCCTCCAAGCGCCTGCGCAACAAGGTTAGCACGCAACGCCGAGACTTGCTCGAGCCCGGTCCGCGACAAACAGCAGCGGCCCAGCGAAAATCAAAACACGGAATTGCTGACTGAAATCTTCCTCTTTGCACAGATTGCTGGCTACACCACGCACTTGATGAAGCGTATCCAGCGCGGCCCGGTCCGTGGTATCTCCTTCAAGCTTCAGGAGGAGGAACGTGAGCGCAAGGACCAGTACGTCCCCGAGGTCTCCGCTCTGGACTTCACCCAGAACTCGGAGAATGGCCAGctggacgtcgacggcgagaccAAGGATCTGCTCAAGCACCTCGGCGTATGTGAAATCCCTCCCGGGAGTGATACGATCCAGGGCAGTTCTGCTAACACCCACGACTCTAGTTCGACTCTATCCCCGTCAACGTCGTTGCCGTCACCCAGACCCAGGTTCTCGAGCGTGGTCCCCGCCGGTTCGGCGACCGTCGCCCCCGCGACTAAAAAGCGAATTCTTGTGGGTTGTTGGGTTAGCATTTTACAGGGTTTCTGCGACTTGGCGTCTCTGGACGGTAGTGAGTGCTTAGATCTCAAAGAAAGATCTTCCTTCCCCACAAGGTGTCGCCGATTCTCCAGATATCTCTGGAGATGACGCTTGATCGCCAAGATACTCGAGCCCAGCCGCTCAAGTGCATTGCCAATGCGAATGTCTCGTTTGATCGGACTTCACGGACAGAAGTCTTGACCCATTATTGGCCACAGTGGCCTGTCCATTTACTCCAGGGTATATGCAGCCTATCTCGCGCATGCCACATGCCTTTTTGAAAGCCAAACTCCGGATTATGCCCTTTCCAACGAACGCCAATTCCTACGCACCGTAGACAAGTACACGTAGCAGTAGATGATCAAGACTGTGGCTTGGGTCGAAAGGGTAGCCGGCTGACGTAGCCCTCGACGCTGAGGTGGCTGTTCTTATCGCCCTGGATGGCCGTGTCCCTTGGAGGTTtggtctctctctcttggATGTCGACCTTGACCCTGTCGGAACCGGGCACGGGCATCTTTTCACCCCGTTCGAGGGCCAACGCTGTTGCCTCGCGGACTGTGTTTACTGGATCTCTGGATCGAGGCGCTGGTGTCTCCTGCGTCTCGGCATCCTGGCTCCCGCCGCTCGACTTGGGCTCGTCGAGCAAGTCGATGCGGATCTTTTCGTTGCCAACTCTCTCCCAGGCCGCAGTCTCGCTCAGTTGCACCTGCACGTACATGGCGCGTTTGGTGCACTGCTCCGAGCACCACATCTCAATATTCTTGCGCTCGAGgatcgcgccgccgcgtatCGTCCACTTCCCCCCCGGACCGGTATCGCGGTGCGGCTTGGGACACAGCGTGTAGCCGCACAGTCCGTTCAcgttgcgctcctcgacgaggtccttGTGATCCGACGGCTGGAAGAGACGGACCTGCTGCTTGTAGGCCTCGGCGtctgcgggcgcggggctggcggccgaaTACTGAGGGGACCGGTCGCGAGGGTACTCGGAGAGCTCGATGATGCTGTCGAGGATCCGGGCCTCCAGATCCTTCCTGTGCTGGAGGAGCGTCGCATGGTGGATGGCTATCTTGCGGGCCTCctcgggcgagggcagcggcgccgcgttGCGCTTCTGGACGGTGCCCTTGATGGTTCTTTCGATGTTGTCGTCTATGTCGTCGAGATCCATGGTGGCGTTGGAGAGGTTGCCGTTGCGTTTTTCGCGGCCTGGGGGGTGGCCTTTTGCTCCTAGCCTCGCATCTACAAGGGCTGTAACTATGATGCCAACCGATCCGCGAAGTCAGGCGTGCAGTGTAGGAGTTCTCGACGGCGAAAAATGTTTTCTCCGCGAGGTGTAAAACGGTTAAAGAAGAGTCGTGCCGTTGGGAGAGCTTTGGCAGAGACTGTTGACAAACGGCTTTGGGATGGAAACGCAACGAAGACCCCACTAAAAATCGAAGCCCACACACCATCTATACCTCATTACCTCCCGTTAGCTTCAAGCTGCGGGTAGCGCAGCTCACGTCAGGGTCCAGTTGTGCGCGGCttcgggcagggcgggcggggttGCTTCACACACAGGCTCACACTCACCTACTAAGCCGTGGACGGCGTtctggccgccaccgcactTCGTCGGCCattggcgggcggcgacgtcggcacgAGCTCCAACTTAAGCCACTGACTGACCTGGCGTCCCGGCAGCTCCGACCACTTACCTCATGGACGGGACGGAATGCCATGGGCATCCATCTGATGAATGAAGGATGGCAACACGAGCAGCCACTGCGGCAGTCGCCCCGGTTGCGCGTCAGGTGCTgaaggagagggggagggagggggcgagCTGTTCCATCCGTTCAATGATGAGGTGGGCTGTTGCTGGGGCGGGCATTGCATCACctagcggcggcgcaagTTGGAGTCGATGGGGTCGTCTCGCCACGTCTCAGAAGGatgttgtgtgtgtgtgtacgaAGACAAGACGCGGCAGCCATTGTCTCGACACGAACACGATAGATTTGCGAATTCGCTTTGCCGCCGTATCGTGACATCGCCATCGAGCGCAGCGCCCGTTGGCCTCGCATCCAGCTCAtccgtcatcgacggcacCGCAACGCACAGCACAGTTAGGTTCGTAGTTAACACAGGGACGAGCTGGGCAGATTCacggcgtcctcctcctctactGGCGTGCCCAGTTGCGTCAGTCGACGGACGTCTCGTCCCATCGTCATTCAATTGTcctcccacccgccgcccgaccgcTGACGTCGTTTGCCTCCCCCCTCCGGCGACCgacccccccttccccccgccACAGGCTCTCTCcactaccttacctacctagtaggtacgctgctcgctcgctggccggctgctgcagccaaCTGGAACCCAGCCCAACACTCCCCCCCGACTGGCCTGGAACCCACCCGACACCAcgacgcctcctcgacctctcCTGCTCCAAGCTCCGTCGATGCCACGACGCTACGCCTCACTGCCCGCACCTGCGCCGCGTCTGCTCCTcttgcatccatccatcccacctACCGCAGCGCCGTTCGCCAGACTGCGCGCCTGCATTTCCCTCGAACGCATGCTGTAattcatcgtcgccgccttcaacCCCTTCCTCCGCGTGTCCAAAGGTACCAGCTATTTTGCCCCCGTTGGACTGCAGGCCTGCATCagacccgcgccgcccgacccccccgtccccgctTCCCCCAGGCTGACGAAGCCCTCCTCTTTCAGAGCTCCAGAGGGTCCTTTCCCCTTGGGCAGCCTTCCAAGCAAGCAGGCCtgcccctccgcctcctcgcttCTGCACGTCGACCCACCCGCGTAATACCGAATCGACCTGCCTTtccgcctccccccttctGCGACGGACGGGAAGCGAAAACGTCTCACGCATCTCGCCGCGACAGACGTGCTACAGGGCTGTCCGTCTGGCCGTGTCGCAGCATCACAACACAGCGAAACGAAGCCAccgcccgtcatggccgtgcCCTTCCGGGTCAAGGCCGTCTACGAGTACTCGTCGCCGCACGAGGACGACCTCAACTTCCCCCTCGGCCAGGTCATCACCGTtaccgaggaggaggacgacgactggTACGCCGGCGAGTACGTCGATGACCATGGTGTCAAGAAAGAGGGCATTTTCCCACGGAACTTTGTCGAGAAGTTCGAACCTACCGCTCCACCGCGACCCGCCCGTACGCGGACCAAGAAGGATGTCGAAGCTGCTCAGGCTCCGGCCGTTGAAGCGGTAGCCCACGCGCCGGCACACGAGGAACCGGCTATCCCTAAGCACGAAGAGCCGGAGATCGAAGATGCCGACGAACCCGTGCACAAGGCCGCACCTGTTGAGCGTTCGACAGTGGCCCCCGCAGCGGCACCGGTCAAGGCCCCTgagccggcgccgactccctcgcccccttccgccgccagcaaagCCACGGAGCAACCGACTCctgccgccacggcggcggcatccgcgccgaagccgaaggctgctgccccgccgcccgccgcggagAAGCCCGCGAGCAACTCGTTCAAGGACCGCATCGCGGCGTTCAACAAACCGGCCGCCCCGCCCATAGCCCCTTTCAAGCCGGGGTCTCTGAGCGGGGGTGGAGGCTTCATCAAGAAGCCCTTCGTTGCCCCTCCCCCTAGCCGGAACGCGTACGTTCCACCACCGAGGGAACCTCCCGCGACGACCCAATACAAGCGAGAGGAAGACCCCGAGATTaaggagagggaggcggaGACCTTGGAACAGGCGGAGAAGGCGGGCCTTGTTCCCTCGGAACAGCATGAAGCCTTCGAGGAAGAAGACCAGCCAAAGCCCACCAGCTTGAAGGAGCGCATTGCCCTTTTGCAAAAGCAGCAGATGGAACAGGCTCAGCGACacgccgacgctgccgccaagaAAGAGAagccgaagaagccgccgccgcccaagaagcGCGTCGAACCTGCCACGCAGGCAGAAGCGCCAGCGGATACAGCAGAGGTTCTCACTTCACCCACACTGGAACGCGCAGAGACTCTCGAGTCTGCTCCGAGGACGTCTACGGACGACCCGCAGTCTCCGCGTGTCGCTCCGCCACGACGCAAGCCCTCCAAGGGGCCCGCCGTTGAGTCTGTgcacgacggcaacgaggcCGATATGTCTGGTGCAGGTGATACCACCGAGGGCCAAGACGATACAACTGAGCGCGAAGATAGCGATGGCGTGCAAAGACGCATGTCCCGTGTGCCAACCGCTACagccacgacgaccgccgccgcagaagAGGGAGAGGTAGtcgaaggagaagaagctgaggaagaaggggaagaggaggaagacgtcGATCCCGAGGTCCGGCGCAAAGAGGAGCTGCGCGCTCGAATGGCCAAGATGAGCGGTGGTATGGGCTTCCATGGCATGTTTGGAGCCCCCATGCCGGGCATGGCTCCTCCACCAAAGAAGAAGGCGCCCAAGGCTGAGCCAGGGCCCGAAGCCGAAGGGGGAGAAGAAACGAGTCATGTTTCCCGTGCTGCTCCCCCGATCCCCAcgcccatggccatggcgctcCCGGGCATGGGACCCCGAGCCTCTGGCGAACACAAGCgtcccgtcgacgaggacgagcccgcgccagctgcccgaGCTGTCCCACCACCGGTTCCACCGCGTGCTGCGGACGAAGCAGATTcagaagaggacgaggaagaggcgaCTACACCGGCGCCTGTCTCCGAGCCGAAAGGTGAGTGTCCCTGACGGCAAACCAAGGAGCTTGATATTAACCGATGCATAGCTCCTCGGCGAGACGCGAGCGGGCCGCCACCGATCCCTGGTGGTCGCCCTGCACCACCTCCAGTGCCGACAGAGGGTATGTTGAGTCGTGGGGTTTGTCCTCGTCAAAGAACACAAGGCTCACATGCTTTAACagctcgaccgccgccgccacctccccccGCCGATGCGCCGCCCACAGAGGGTTCCGAGTCTGACGATGAACTCTCTGGCGCCAACCGCGAGAGGGAAACTCCCATAAGCTCCGCGCGGTCGCCACCGTTACCACCTCAGCGAGTGCAGTCGCCGCCATTGTCTCCTCGTCCCGAGGAGTTCTCGCCCACATCGCCACCAACCTCGGCGAGTAAGCGCAAtagccggccgccgccgccgatcccCGGGGCCGCTCCTGtgcctccgccgtcgcaaagccgcccgccccctccgcccccgcccgGGGGTTTGAGCCGACAATCCACCCTGGACGCCCAtgctccgccgccggttcCTTCCCGCCCTCCTCAAgctggcgaggaagaggacgaggagaatACCGAGTACGAGGGCGATTATGACACCGACATTGCCTCCTCAGTCCCCCACAAGGACGCCCTGAAAGCTCATGCGCGTGACTCCAGCCAGGAGGACAACACACTGCAGTCTCCCATCGCAGATGCGCCGCCGGTCCTGCCTCCTCCGATCCCGACGGCGTCAGCTCCGAGAGCCGTTCCCCCTCCAGTGCCTTCGCACCCTGCGCCTGAAAGCAGCAAGCGGCGATCCGTAGATATGCCACGGGcggctcctccaccaccgccaccgccgaagGAGGCTGCCCCAGCCCAGAGCGATGAGTACGACCCGTACAATTACGCGGCCCCGGCTTCGAGTTACAGTCACAAGACACCAATGatcgaggaggaagacgccTACTTCGCTG
Above is a genomic segment from Purpureocillium takamizusanense chromosome 2, complete sequence containing:
- the RPS17B gene encoding 40S ribosomal protein S17.e.B (COG:J~EggNog:ENOG503P2RM), producing MGRVRTKTVKKSAKVIIERYYPRLTLDFETNKRICDEIAIIASKRLRNKIAGYTTHLMKRIQRGPVRGISFKLQEEERERKDQYVPEVSALDFTQNSENGQLDVDGETKDLLKHLGFDSIPVNVVAVTQTQVLERGPRRFGDRRPRD
- a CDS encoding Protein-serine/threonine phosphatase (COG:S~EggNog:ENOG503P5FF), with protein sequence MDLDDIDDNIERTIKGTVQKRNAAPLPSPEEARKIAIHHATLLQHRKDLEARILDSIIELSEYPRDRSPQYSAASPAPADAEAYKQQVRLFQPSDHKDLVEERNVNGLCGYTLCPKPHRDTGPGGKWTIRGGAILERKNIEMWCSEQCTKRAMYVQVQLSETAAWERVGNEKIRIDLLDEPKSSGGSQDAETQETPAPRSRDPVNTVREATALALERGEKMPVPGSDRVKVDIQERETKPPRDTAIQGDKNSHLSVEGYVSRLPFRPKPQS
- the BBC1 gene encoding assembly of actin patch protein (EggNog:ENOG503NY4M~COG:Z), whose product is MAVPFRVKAVYEYSSPHEDDLNFPLGQVITVTEEEDDDWYAGEYVDDHGVKKEGIFPRNFVEKFEPTAPPRPARTRTKKDVEAAQAPAVEAVAHAPAHEEPAIPKHEEPEIEDADEPVHKAAPVERSTVAPAAAPVKAPEPAPTPSPPSAASKATEQPTPAATAAASAPKPKAAAPPPAAEKPASNSFKDRIAAFNKPAAPPIAPFKPGSLSGGGGFIKKPFVAPPPSRNAYVPPPREPPATTQYKREEDPEIKEREAETLEQAEKAGLVPSEQHEAFEEEDQPKPTSLKERIALLQKQQMEQAQRHADAAAKKEKPKKPPPPKKRVEPATQAEAPADTAEVLTSPTLERAETLESAPRTSTDDPQSPRVAPPRRKPSKGPAVESVHDGNEADMSGAGDTTEGQDDTTEREDSDGVQRRMSRVPTATATTTAAAEEGEVVEGEEAEEEGEEEEDVDPEVRRKEELRARMAKMSGGMGFHGMFGAPMPGMAPPPKKKAPKAEPGPEAEGGEETSHVSRAAPPIPTPMAMALPGMGPRASGEHKRPVDEDEPAPAARAVPPPVPPRAADEADSEEDEEEATTPAPVSEPKAPRRDASGPPPIPGGRPAPPPVPTEARPPPPPPPADAPPTEGSESDDELSGANRERETPISSARSPPLPPQRVQSPPLSPRPEEFSPTSPPTSASKRNSRPPPPIPGAAPVPPPSQSRPPPPPPPGGLSRQSTLDAHAPPPVPSRPPQAGEEEDEENTEYEGDYDTDIASSVPHKDALKAHARDSSQEDNTLQSPIADAPPVLPPPIPTASAPRAVPPPVPSHPAPESSKRRSVDMPRAAPPPPPPPKEAAPAQSDEYDPYNYAAPASSYSHKTPMIEEEDAYFAGVAPGVPAPDRRAPPAAPGSRGQARQSLDVQRTSTGGRRSMDMHRPSMESGFIANDIDLAVQSGWWKQANQVPPVLQGRRDIHFESEETTTTNQGSKTVTTREIFVLFQDYSQTIITIRYDPSDPSDVELEQRHEPPPRTLRQDQMEEFHDRFGRQISDAASAKKDTVVADGTPQGLVLELLRPLRDALWPVGSRSYGALVYANMGNASTQQHDVIRPGDIISIRNAKFQGKHGPMHAKYTAEVGKPDHVGVVAEWDGTKKKVRAWEQGRESKKVKLESFKLDDLRSGEVKIWRVVPRSWIGWNSQP